The Pyrenophora tritici-repentis strain M4 chromosome 2, whole genome shotgun sequence genome window below encodes:
- a CDS encoding Arp, Ankyrin repeat protein, which yields MGTVEDVTRLFPKIREWIHDRDEDGHTALHHAAKNEQKNEGEKIVTLLLEKGAYVNVADRWQRTVFHYATLAGNVHVLRAIILHRKYLHVDAVDIEGNTALHYASGIGNEDIVDILVNIGADINADDESGCTALHEASKNCHKEVVKMLLNKGALFDNGDKSGRTALNLASARGYIEIVNMLLNKGAHVDARDRSRRTALHAASENGHEEVVKALLERGADTNAKDKFRCTALYFASREGHEGVVKILLAQGAQVNARGKLGSTALYEASQNGHKGVVEMLLNKEADVEAIEQFRRTALYVASEKGYIEVVDMLLDRKAHVDARDDIGCTALHVASANGHKKVVKRLLDGGADINARDENNDTALHFSSRKGRGGVVEILLDEGAHVDTRGKFRRTALHVASAHGRKGVVEQLLKKRADIHATDEKQRTALYFSSLKGHEDVVRILLDKGAHVDARDRFGFTALHAVSANGHDRVVTILLDRGAKIETKNSYGHTALQLAMLYGLDHIVNELSRREAKSIGK from the coding sequence ATGGGCACCGTAGAAGATGTAACTCGGCTGTTTCCCAAGATAAGAGAATGGATCCATGATCGTGACGAGGATGGTCACACGGCACTTCATCATGCTGCAAAAAATGAACAGAAGAATGAAGGGGAGAAGATAGTGACGCTGTTGTTAGAGAAGGGTGCATACGTCAATGTTGCAGATCGTTGGCAGCGTACCGTCTTTCACTATGCAACTTTAGCAGGTAATGTGCATGTACTGAGAGCAATAATATTGCATAGGAAGTATTTGCATGTCGATGCTGTAGATATAGAGGGCAACACTGCACTTCATTATGCTTCTGGTATCGGCAATGAGGACATTGTAGATATACTAGTCAATATTGGGGCAGACATCAACGCTGATGATGAGTCCGGCTGTACTGCGTTGCACGAAGCATCGAAAAATTGTCACAAGGAGGTAGTAAAGATGCTGCTCAACAAAGGAGCACTATTCGATAATGGAGATAAATCCGGGCGTACCGCACTAAACTTAGCGTCGGCGAGGGGCTACATCGAGATAGTAAACATGCTGCTCAACAAAGGAGCACACGTTGATGCTAGAGACAGGTCCAGGCGTACTGCACTACATGCAGCGTCGGAAAATGGCCACGAGGAGGTTGTGAAGGCGTTGTTGGAGAGGGGAGCAGATACCAACGCTAAAGACAAGTTTAGGTGTACCGCACTATACTTTGCTTCACGGGAAGGCCATGAGGGAGTGGTAAAGATACTGCTTGCTCAAGGAGCACAGGTCAATGCTAGAGGTAAACTCGGGTCTACTGCGCTCTACGAAGCGTCGCAAAATGGCCATAAGGGGGTAGTAGAGATGCTGCTTAACAAAGAAGCAGACGTCGAGGCTATAGAGCAATTCAGACGTACTGCACTATACGTAGCGTCGGAGAAGGGCTACATCGAGGTAGTAGATATGCTGCTCGACAGAAAAGCACACGTCGATGCTAGAGATGACATCGGGTGTACGGCACTACACGTAGCGTCGGCAAACGGCCACAAGAAGGTAGTGAAACGGCTGCTCGACGGAGGAGCAGACATAAATGCTCGGGACGAAAACAACGACACCGCACTTCACTTTTCGTCACGGAAAGGCCGCGGCGGAGTGGTGGAGATACTGCTCGATGAAGGAGCACACGTCGATACTAGAGGTAAATTCCGGCGTACTGCACTCCACGTAGCGTCGGCACATGGCCGCAAAGGGGTAGTGGAACAACTACTCAAAAAAAGAGCAGACATTCATGCTACGGACGAAAAACAGCGTACCGCACTTTACTTTTCATCACTAAAAGGCCATGAGGATGTGGTAAGGATACTGCTCGACAAAGGAGCACACGTCGATGCTAGAGACAGATTCGGGTTTACGGCACTACACGCAGTGTCAGCAAATGGACACGATAGGGTGGTAACGATACTTCTGGATAGGGGAGCTAAAATCGAGACAAAGAATTCTTACGGCCATACAGCCCTTCAGCTTGCTATGCTATATGGTCTTGACCATATAGTAAATGAGCTGAGCCGCAGAGAAGCAAAGTCCATAGGCAAGTAA
- a CDS encoding TerY, toxicity protection protein, contains von Willebrand factor (vWF) domain protein, with the protein MNSEPIGEAPPVYTPGPVGKAAFNQPSSASTTSDNDLYAFLKTFDTVFLIDDSGSMAGRSWRETQEALETITPICTSHDEDGIDIYFLNHPDSSLYKSITQASTIIEIFQTVRPRGATPTGQRLNKILTPYLQRYEKNDKTKPMNIIVITDGEPSDDVESAIIQAARKLDKLDAPTWQVGIQFFQVGREPGAREHLKQLDDGLAELAKDDDLRDIVDTVPFTGTGDEKLTATGIMKVVLGSVNRRLDRTSMELHR; encoded by the coding sequence ATGAACTCCGAACCTATCGGCGAGGCTCCTCCGGTTTACACGCCAGGACCAGTTGGGAAAGCAGCCTTTAATCAGCCATCATCAGCATCCACGACTTCAGACAACGATCTCTACGCCTTCCTCAAGACCTTTGATACTGTCTTTCTGATAGACGACTCCGGATCCATGGCTGGCCGTTCCTGGAGAGAGACGCAAGAAGCACTCGAAACCATCACCCCAATCTGCACCTCGCACGACGAAGACGGCATTGACATATACTTCCTCAACCACCCCGACTCTAGCCTCTACAAGTCCATCACACAAGCCAGCACCATCATTGAGATCTTTCAGACTGTGCGTCCCAGAGGCGCCACTCCAACCGGCCAACGCCTGAACAAGATTCTTACGCCCTATCTCCAGCGCTATGAGAAAAACGACAAGACCAAGCCCATGAacatcatcgtcatcacCGACGGCGAGCCCTCGGACGACGTTGAATCCGCCATCATCCAGGCCGCCAGGAAGCTTGATAAGCTCGACGCACCTACGTGGCAAGTCGGCATCCAATTCTTTCAGGTGGGCCGGGAGCCCGGTGCGCGTGAGCACCTAAAGCAGCTGGACGACGGGCTTGCTGAGTTAGCCAAGGATGACGACCTGAGGGATATTGTAGATACCGTTCCTTTCACTGGTACGGGCGATGAGAAGCTGACCGCGACTGGAATTATGAAGGTAGTTCTTGGCTCAGTAAACAGGCGGCTCGATCGAACCTCGATGGAGTTGCATAGGTGA
- a CDS encoding Dimer-Tnp-hAT domain containing protein — MGRNCEKYLAKLEKHHQRGDYTKVEELWKKFGCLGRLHNLVRYIRLTLQRREEFATIIIGGDLSQFDGLELIQNNSTRWNSWFYSITRALNVRERLELFSARYVPRKGSVGIANFKLNRQHWFKLKKIELALKDFYAATLLSEAYYAAQILNPYRKWGWFRQEWVLQGDEEKKRWFENAQLAVKHLWETEYKGRYPVEMLPPPARKERAPDLAFDRQREHKRIRIDAPVSTIDLYEQYISTNRLHNEEAGCNEAIASAKLTIVDRRGRLKADIIEACECLRAWYGKPQAEGNSDIEDSENEDD; from the exons atggggcgaaactgtgagaagtatcttgcgaagctggagaagcatcatcaacgtggcgactatacgaaggtggaagagctctggaagaagttcggatgtttgggtcgtcttcacaacctggtgcgatacatcaggcttactctacaacggcgtgaggagtttgctacaattattatcggcggagatctttcgcaattcgacgggcttgagcttatccagaacaactcgacccgctggaactcatggttttattcgattacacgtgcattaaatgttcgagaacgtttagagctcttctcggctcgttATGTACCTagaaagggctccgtagggatcgcgaactttaagcttaATAGACAGCACTGGTTTAAGCTTaaaaagattgaactcgctctcaaagacttctatgctgcaactttgctttctgaag catattatgcggctcaaatccttaatccatatcgcaagtggggatggttcaggcaagagtgggttcttcagggcgacgaagagaagaagaggtggtttgaaaacgcacaattagcggtgaagcatctctgggagacagagtataagggaaggtaccctgtcgagatgctgccaccaccagccaggaaggagagagcTCCTGACCtagcatttgatcgccagcgggaacataagcgcattcgaatagacgctccagtttctacaattgatttgtatgaacaatacatctctactaaccggcttcataacgaagaggcaggttgcaatgaggctattgc tagcgcgaagcttactatcgtcgatcgccgtggtaggctgaaggcagatattatagaagcgtgcgagtgtctccgggcctggtatggaaagccccaagctgaggggaacagcgatatcgaggatagtgagaacgaagacgactag